The following proteins come from a genomic window of Micromonospora zamorensis:
- a CDS encoding alcohol dehydrogenase catalytic domain-containing protein → MSAPESSPAASGGGEPAGAPVTVRALVARGAGAELRIEQVRLPAPGPGEVRVTIRAAGVCHSDLSMVNGTLAARFPLVLGHEATGVVAETGPGSRLAVGTPVVLNWAPACRACWWCRHGEPWLCAATTAPTVARGETDDGTPLHLTLGLGALAEAVVVPDNAVIPIPAGLPPEQAALLGCAVLTGTGAVRNTARVVPGESVAVIGLGGVGLAVLAAARRAGATTILAVDVAEAKRDLALAAGATDFLLSDDRLSKEVRARTEGRGADHAFECVGRAATIRAAWRLTRRGGAVTVVGMGAKDDMVSLGALDIFHSARTLRSSVYGSSDPDREVPVLAAELADGALDLGVLVSGTLPLDDAPSAFDRLARGEGARWVVTLD, encoded by the coding sequence ATGAGCGCCCCCGAGTCGTCCCCGGCCGCGTCGGGCGGCGGCGAGCCGGCGGGCGCGCCGGTCACCGTCCGCGCCCTGGTCGCGCGTGGGGCCGGCGCCGAGCTGCGAATCGAGCAGGTACGCCTGCCCGCGCCCGGTCCCGGCGAGGTGCGGGTGACGATCCGGGCTGCCGGTGTCTGCCATTCGGATCTGTCGATGGTGAACGGCACCCTCGCCGCGAGGTTCCCGCTGGTCCTCGGGCACGAGGCGACCGGGGTGGTGGCCGAGACCGGCCCCGGCAGCCGGCTGGCGGTCGGCACCCCGGTGGTGCTCAACTGGGCGCCGGCCTGCCGGGCCTGCTGGTGGTGCCGGCACGGCGAGCCTTGGTTGTGCGCCGCCACCACCGCGCCCACAGTGGCGCGTGGCGAGACCGACGACGGCACCCCGCTGCACCTCACCCTCGGCCTCGGCGCGCTCGCCGAGGCGGTGGTGGTGCCGGACAACGCCGTCATCCCGATCCCCGCCGGGCTGCCCCCGGAGCAGGCCGCCCTGCTGGGCTGCGCGGTGCTCACCGGCACCGGCGCGGTGCGCAACACCGCCCGCGTCGTACCCGGTGAGTCGGTCGCGGTGATCGGCCTCGGCGGGGTCGGCCTCGCCGTGCTCGCCGCCGCCCGCCGGGCCGGCGCCACCACGATCCTCGCCGTGGACGTCGCCGAGGCCAAGCGCGACCTGGCGCTCGCCGCTGGGGCGACCGACTTCCTGCTCTCCGACGACCGGCTGTCCAAGGAGGTGCGGGCGCGCACCGAGGGCCGCGGCGCCGACCACGCCTTCGAGTGCGTCGGTCGCGCCGCCACCATCCGGGCGGCCTGGCGGCTCACCCGGCGCGGGGGAGCGGTGACCGTGGTCGGCATGGGCGCCAAGGACGACATGGTCAGCCTCGGCGCGCTGGACATCTTCCACTCCGCGCGGACCCTGCGCTCCTCGGTGTACGGCTCATCCGACCCGGACCGGGAGGTGCCCGTGCTGGCAGCCGAGCTCGCCGACGGTGCACTGGATCTGGGTGTGCTGGTCAGCGGCACGCTCCCGCTGGACGACGCGCCCTCGGCGTTCGACCGGCTGGCCCGGGGCGAGGGCGCTCGCTGGGTGGTCACCCTGGACTGA
- a CDS encoding aldehyde dehydrogenase family protein, whose protein sequence is MDLAAPPSQLSDALRLRRHLHLGGEWSSPAGTDLIDVENPSTGELIGQVPAGTPADVDRAVAAARAAFPGWSATAPAERSAHLDRLHTALAARADDLARTIAVELGSPLKLATRVQVGLPLTVLRDHVALAARAPVDETIGNSLVVREPIGVVGAITPWNYPLHQVMAKLAPALAAGCTVVLKPSEMTPLTAYLLFDAVTEAGLPPGVLNLVTGTGPVVGEALAGHPDVDLVSFTGSTATGARIMRLAADRIARVALELGGKSANVILPDADLATAVKVGVGNALLNSGQTCTAWTRMLVHRDRYDEALDLVAKAVAGYRLGDPFDPSTRLGPLVSAAQAERVRGHIDRAVADGARLVAGGPDAAVPSAGHFVAPTVFADVHPDSALAQEEVFGPVLAVLPFADTDEAVAIANNSKYGLAGAVWSADTDAALAVARRLRTGAVDINGASFNPLAPFGGYKQSGLGRELGVHGLAEFCELKAIQR, encoded by the coding sequence ATGGACCTCGCCGCCCCGCCGTCGCAGCTGTCCGACGCCCTGCGCCTCCGGCGCCACCTGCACCTGGGCGGCGAATGGTCGTCGCCCGCCGGCACCGACCTGATCGACGTGGAGAACCCGAGCACCGGCGAGCTGATCGGGCAGGTGCCGGCCGGCACCCCGGCCGACGTGGACCGCGCCGTGGCCGCAGCCCGCGCCGCCTTCCCCGGCTGGTCGGCCACCGCTCCCGCCGAGCGCTCCGCCCACCTCGACCGGCTGCACACCGCGCTCGCCGCACGCGCCGACGACCTCGCCCGCACCATCGCCGTCGAGCTGGGCTCGCCGCTCAAGCTCGCCACCCGGGTGCAGGTCGGACTGCCGTTGACCGTGCTGCGCGACCACGTCGCGCTCGCCGCCCGCGCACCGGTCGACGAGACGATCGGCAACTCCCTCGTCGTCCGCGAGCCGATCGGCGTGGTCGGTGCGATCACCCCGTGGAACTACCCGCTGCACCAGGTGATGGCGAAGCTGGCGCCCGCGCTGGCCGCCGGTTGCACTGTGGTGCTCAAGCCCAGCGAGATGACCCCGTTGACCGCGTACCTGCTCTTCGACGCGGTCACCGAGGCCGGCCTGCCGCCGGGGGTGCTCAACCTGGTGACCGGCACCGGGCCGGTGGTCGGCGAGGCCCTGGCCGGGCACCCCGACGTCGACCTCGTCTCGTTCACCGGCTCCACCGCCACCGGTGCTCGGATCATGCGGCTGGCAGCCGACCGGATCGCCCGGGTCGCGCTGGAGCTGGGCGGCAAGTCCGCCAACGTGATCCTCCCCGACGCCGACCTGGCCACCGCGGTCAAGGTGGGCGTCGGCAACGCCCTGCTCAACTCCGGGCAGACCTGCACCGCGTGGACCCGGATGCTCGTGCACCGCGACCGGTACGACGAAGCACTCGACCTGGTCGCCAAGGCGGTGGCCGGCTACCGGCTCGGCGACCCGTTCGATCCCTCGACCCGCCTCGGCCCGCTGGTCTCCGCCGCCCAGGCCGAGCGGGTCCGCGGTCACATCGACCGGGCAGTGGCCGACGGCGCCCGACTGGTCGCCGGTGGTCCCGACGCCGCGGTGCCGTCTGCGGGGCACTTCGTGGCCCCTACCGTTTTCGCCGACGTGCACCCCGACAGCGCGCTAGCCCAGGAGGAGGTCTTCGGCCCGGTGCTCGCCGTCCTCCCGTTCGCCGACACCGACGAGGCGGTCGCCATCGCCAACAACTCGAAGTACGGGCTGGCTGGCGCGGTCTGGTCCGCCGACACCGACGCGGCGCTCGCGGTGGCCCGCCGGCTGCGCACCGGGGCGGTCGACATCAACGGCGCCTCGTTCAACCCGCTCGCCCCGTTCGGCGGCTACAAGCAGTCGGGCCTGGGCCGGGAGCTGGGCGTGCACGGGCTCGCCGAGTTCTGCGAGCTGAAGGCGATCCAGCGATGA
- a CDS encoding TetR/AcrR family transcriptional regulator, which translates to MPRPRQPRLTRQLIVETATALIDAEGLPAFSTRRLAAELGVRGPSLYNHFATKDEILDAVADTVTGAVDTSGFASRDWAAALLDWAWSYRRALTAHPNIVPYLAQGPGRRPAALAMADAVYGGLVRAGWPPARATHIGAALRYFVAGSALGSFARGFVEDPELYAAHYPHLRQAHRLAEHQQSVDEGAFALGLDALLYGLAAEYARTVGTVESGRPNG; encoded by the coding sequence GTGCCCCGACCCCGCCAGCCCCGGCTGACCCGGCAGCTGATCGTCGAGACAGCCACCGCGCTCATCGACGCCGAGGGCCTGCCAGCCTTCTCCACCCGGCGGCTCGCCGCCGAGCTGGGCGTACGCGGGCCGTCGCTCTACAACCACTTCGCCACCAAGGACGAGATCCTCGACGCGGTCGCCGACACGGTCACCGGCGCCGTCGACACCAGCGGCTTCGCCAGCCGGGACTGGGCCGCCGCGCTGCTCGACTGGGCCTGGTCGTACCGGCGGGCGCTCACCGCGCACCCGAACATCGTGCCGTACCTGGCGCAGGGGCCGGGCCGTCGACCGGCCGCGCTGGCCATGGCCGACGCGGTCTACGGCGGGCTGGTCCGCGCCGGTTGGCCGCCCGCGCGGGCCACCCACATCGGCGCGGCCCTGCGCTACTTCGTGGCCGGGTCGGCGCTCGGCTCGTTCGCCCGGGGTTTCGTCGAGGACCCGGAGCTGTACGCCGCGCACTACCCGCACCTGCGCCAGGCGCACCGGCTCGCCGAGCACCAGCAGAGCGTGGACGAGGGCGCCTTCGCGCTGGGCCTCGACGCCCTGCTGTACGGCCTGGCCGCCGAGTACGCCCGCACCGTCGGCACTGTGGAGTCCGGGCGGCCCAACGGGTAG